A portion of the Oncorhynchus nerka isolate Pitt River linkage group LG27, Oner_Uvic_2.0, whole genome shotgun sequence genome contains these proteins:
- the hsd17b12b gene encoding very-long-chain 3-oxoacyl-CoA reductase-B: MSSTGETLLRAVETPLFWIGALTAAYFSVCSVCRLLSGLRVWVLGNGRVVSPAKLGKWAVVTGATDGIGKAYAEELARRGFSIVLISRTQEKLDDVAKSIESKYGVETKSIAVDFSATDIYPKIEAGLTGLEVGVLVNNVGMSYSYPEFFLNVPNLDSFIDTMVNINITSVCQMTRMVLPGMVERKKGAILNISSASGMYPCPLLTVYSASKAFVDFFSRGLEAEYKSKGILIQSVLPFFVATKLSKIRRATLDKPNPDRYVAAELNTVGLQSQTNGYLPHAVMGWLTTVLCPARLLNSYIMSLHLGMRSRYLKKQKQG, from the exons ATGTCGTCAACTGGAGAGACTTTACTACGGGCGGTGGAGACTCCGCTCTTCTGGATAGGCGCGTTGACTGCGGCCTATTTCTCAGTGTGCTCCGTATGTCGTTTGCTGTCAGGGCTCAGAGTTTGGGTGCTGGGGAATGGACGGGTGGTATCACCTGCTAAACTCGGAAAATGGGCAG TTGTGACAGGAGCCACGGATGGAATCGGGAAAGCCTATGCGGAGGAG CTGGCTCGGAGGGGATTTTCCATTGTGCTAATCAGCCGCACCCAGGAGAAACTGGATGATGTGGCCAAGTCCATCG AGAGCAAATATGGAGTTGAGACCAAATCCATCGCTGTAGACTTCAGTGCGACGGACATATATCCCAAGATTGAAGCTGGACTGACCGGGCTAGAGGTTGGCGTTCTGG TAAATAATGTGGGAATGTCCTACTCCTATCCGGAATTCTTCCTCAACGTTCCCAACCTGGATAGT TTCATCGACACAATGGTGAACATCAACATCACGTCTGTTTGCCAG ATGACCCGTATGGTGCTACCTGGGATGGTAGAGAG GAAAAAGGGGGCAATCCTCAACATCTCTTCTGCCAGTGGGATGTACCCTTGTCCCCTCCTCACGGTCTACTCTGCATCGAAGGCTTTTGTGGACTTCTTCTCCCGAGGGCTAGAGGCTGAGTACAAGAGCAAAGGGATCCTCATCCAG AGTGTCCTGCCATTCTTTGTGGCCACCAAGCTGAGTAAGATCCGGCGGGCCACACTGGACAAGCCCAACCCTGACCGCTATGTGGCCGCGGAGCTCAACACGGTGGGGCTGCAGAGCCAGACCAACGGCTACCTGCCTCACGCAGTCATG GGCTGGCTGACCACCGTGCTGTGTCCTgccaggctcctgaacagctacaTCATGTCGCTACACCTGGGGATGCGCTCACGCTACCTGAAGAAACAGAAACAGGGCTAG